In one Anaerolineales bacterium genomic region, the following are encoded:
- a CDS encoding NADPH:quinone oxidoreductase: MKAMIITAFGGPEVFQEADWPKPVPQATEVLVRVYAAAINPVDYKIRKAGRWAGVKPPAVLGYDAAGVVEAVGVGVKAFKPGDEVYYSPSIWTGQGSNAEYQVSDESIVAHKPRNLSFIEASALPLAGMTAWDAMQFLQPKPGATLLVHAAAGGVGSLAVQIAKEAGARVLGTCRKENQEMVKSLGVDLAIDYHAEDFVTAVQRETGGEGVDGVYDTVGGNLLAQSINIIKPHGRAVTCVNSTGDLSAANPKNITIYFGFMERARAKLEALRVLVERQQLKPVIDSVIPLEEVAAGHRQLEAGGVRGKIVLQVIG, translated from the coding sequence ATGAAAGCAATGATCATTACTGCATTCGGAGGGCCAGAAGTATTTCAAGAGGCTGATTGGCCCAAACCGGTACCGCAGGCTACAGAAGTCCTGGTGCGAGTGTACGCAGCCGCAATAAATCCTGTAGATTATAAGATTCGCAAGGCTGGTAGATGGGCAGGGGTAAAACCACCTGCGGTCTTGGGTTATGATGCTGCCGGGGTTGTTGAGGCAGTAGGGGTAGGTGTTAAAGCCTTCAAGCCAGGCGATGAAGTGTATTACTCACCATCAATCTGGACAGGGCAGGGCAGTAACGCTGAATATCAGGTTTCCGATGAATCGATTGTAGCCCATAAGCCCAGGAATTTAAGCTTTATAGAAGCATCTGCATTGCCCCTTGCGGGCATGACAGCCTGGGATGCCATGCAATTTTTACAGCCGAAGCCAGGTGCCACGCTGCTGGTGCATGCAGCCGCAGGTGGAGTAGGTTCGCTAGCGGTACAAATAGCGAAAGAAGCTGGAGCACGGGTGTTAGGAACATGCCGAAAGGAAAACCAGGAGATGGTTAAGTCCCTTGGGGTCGATTTGGCCATTGATTATCATGCCGAAGATTTTGTCACTGCAGTGCAGCGTGAGACAGGTGGCGAAGGAGTGGATGGTGTGTATGATACCGTGGGAGGAAATCTGCTTGCCCAAAGTATCAATATCATCAAACCCCATGGCCGCGCAGTGACCTGCGTCAACAGCACAGGCGATTTGAGTGCAGCAAATCCTAAAAACATAACCATCTATTTTGGTTTCATGGAACGGGCTAGGGCAAAGCTGGAGGCGCTACGCGTGCTCGTCGAACGCCAGCAGCTGAAACCAGTCATTGACTCGGTGATCCCCCTGGAGGAAGTGGCAGCAGGGCATCGCCAGCTTGAAGCTGGTGGGGTCAGAGGCAAGATTGTATTGCAGGTGATTGGGTGA
- a CDS encoding alcohol dehydrogenase produces MKQAVMTKAGEIELHDVPAPTPGQGEVLLRVQRIGVCGSDIHVYHGKHPLTSYPVVQGHEFSAVLEAVGPGVAGLMPGTKVTSMPQIVCGECAPCRRGDYHICDKLKVQGFQAPGCAQELWTTSADMIISLPDTFTFEQGALVEPAAVAVHAVERVGKLAGHRAVVLGAGPIGNLVAQTTRAAGAQVLITDLSDYRLEVARQCGLANTSNPKQENLADAARRVFGNDGFDVAFECVGVEATITEAVANIQKGGTIVIVGVFGDKPRLDMSTVQDRELNIRGTLMYKRPDYIRAVELIGSGGIITEPLVSKHYSIDNYIEAYRYIDKFGDKSMKVVIDVA; encoded by the coding sequence ATGAAACAAGCGGTAATGACTAAAGCTGGGGAAATTGAACTTCACGATGTTCCTGCACCCACACCCGGGCAAGGTGAAGTTTTGTTACGTGTCCAGCGTATTGGGGTGTGTGGTTCAGATATCCATGTATATCACGGTAAACATCCCCTCACGAGCTATCCGGTGGTGCAGGGGCACGAGTTCTCTGCGGTGCTCGAAGCTGTTGGGCCGGGGGTCGCCGGACTCATGCCTGGCACAAAGGTAACTTCGATGCCACAAATTGTGTGTGGCGAATGTGCACCGTGCCGCCGCGGGGATTATCACATTTGCGACAAATTAAAAGTGCAGGGTTTTCAAGCGCCCGGCTGTGCCCAGGAATTATGGACCACATCTGCAGACATGATCATAAGCCTGCCGGATACGTTTACCTTTGAGCAAGGAGCTCTGGTGGAACCTGCCGCCGTAGCGGTCCATGCCGTGGAGCGAGTCGGAAAGTTGGCTGGGCATCGCGCCGTGGTTTTAGGTGCGGGGCCCATTGGTAACCTGGTTGCACAAACTACCCGCGCAGCAGGCGCACAGGTCTTGATCACTGATTTAAGTGACTACCGTCTTGAAGTAGCCCGCCAATGTGGACTAGCAAACACCAGCAATCCCAAGCAAGAAAACCTGGCAGATGCTGCTAGGCGTGTTTTTGGTAATGATGGTTTTGATGTGGCTTTTGAGTGTGTGGGAGTGGAAGCAACGATTACAGAAGCAGTGGCGAATATCCAAAAAGGCGGCACAATAGTTATTGTGGGTGTGTTTGGCGATAAGCCCCGCCTGGATATGTCCACCGTGCAAGACCGGGAGTTGAACATTCGCGGCACTCTGATGTACAAACGTCCCGATTATATCCGTGCCGTGGAACTCATAGGCTCAGGTGGCATCATAACCGAGCCGCTGGTTTCCAAGCACTATTCGATCGACAACTACATTGAGGCCTATCGCTACATTGATAAATTTGGCGACAAGAGTATGAAGGTGGTCATCGATGTGGCATAG
- a CDS encoding short-chain dehydrogenase, protein MDLELKDKVAVITGGSVGIGLAVAHGLAKEGVHVLICARNAARVSEMASEIAATYGVTAIGVKADLSMPEDISTVITKAGQAFGGVDILINNAGTGSNETILNAPDDKWQYYWELHVMAAVRLARGLVPLMQKRNGGVIIHNASICGKQPLGYEPIYNVTKAALIMFSKCLADEVIKYNIRVNCINPGLILTPDWKKTAAQLTAGTDVTVDQYLDRIARDNAPIGRFATPEELADFFVFLCSPRASYCVGSTYYVDGGWLKSVA, encoded by the coding sequence ATGGATCTCGAACTCAAGGATAAAGTGGCCGTTATCACAGGGGGAAGTGTTGGCATCGGACTGGCCGTTGCTCATGGCCTGGCAAAGGAAGGTGTGCACGTTCTGATTTGCGCCCGCAATGCGGCCAGGGTCAGTGAAATGGCTTCTGAGATTGCAGCTACTTACGGGGTAACAGCAATTGGCGTCAAGGCAGACCTATCAATGCCTGAGGATATCTCCACGGTGATCACCAAAGCCGGCCAGGCTTTTGGTGGCGTGGATATACTGATCAATAATGCCGGCACCGGCAGCAACGAGACTATCCTGAACGCTCCCGATGACAAATGGCAGTACTATTGGGAACTGCATGTCATGGCGGCAGTCAGGTTGGCGCGCGGTCTGGTGCCTTTAATGCAAAAGCGTAATGGGGGGGTAATAATCCATAATGCCTCCATATGCGGTAAACAACCGCTCGGTTATGAGCCAATTTATAACGTCACCAAAGCAGCCCTTATCATGTTTTCGAAGTGCCTGGCTGACGAGGTGATCAAATACAACATTCGCGTCAATTGTATCAATCCGGGGTTGATCCTTACCCCTGATTGGAAGAAGACGGCTGCGCAATTGACGGCGGGCACTGATGTAACGGTGGATCAATACCTCGACCGAATTGCCAGGGATAATGCGCCTATTGGGCGGTTTGCGACCCCTGAAGAATTGGCTGACTTTTTTGTATTTCTCTGTTCGCCGCGCGCCAGTTATTGTGTAGGTTCCACTTATTATGTGGACGGCGGCTGGTTGAAGTCTGTTGCGTAA